A portion of the Pectobacterium brasiliense genome contains these proteins:
- a CDS encoding efflux RND transporter periplasmic adaptor subunit — MAFGMMRPLLLVSALGLPLLGQAATTGDIRVQLSAQRYTVLSSEIAGKVTDIAVKEGEHFKQGDTLVTFDCTVLREKLNYSNAAENAARKKLAIADRLDKLNSISLSDVDQARSSVSMAQAESGVNRAMLQRCVIKAPFSGRVTETKVKRWESVPEGKELLAIYDDSAFELEMIVPSRWLVWLKQGSAFQVVLDETGLSYPAEISRLSSAIDPVSQSVKVFGRITQSTAGLLPGMSGVAQIVPPDAGSVSP; from the coding sequence ATGGCTTTCGGCATGATGCGTCCGCTGTTGCTGGTCAGTGCGTTAGGTCTGCCCCTGTTGGGGCAGGCTGCGACGACGGGAGACATTCGCGTACAGCTTAGCGCACAGCGCTATACCGTGTTATCCAGCGAAATTGCCGGGAAAGTGACGGATATTGCGGTGAAAGAGGGCGAACACTTCAAACAGGGCGATACGCTGGTGACGTTTGACTGCACCGTGCTGCGCGAAAAGCTGAATTACTCAAACGCCGCAGAGAATGCCGCGCGTAAAAAGCTGGCGATTGCCGATCGGCTGGATAAGCTCAATTCGATCAGCCTGTCGGATGTCGATCAGGCGCGATCGTCGGTGTCGATGGCGCAGGCCGAAAGCGGCGTTAATCGCGCCATGCTGCAACGCTGTGTGATTAAAGCGCCGTTCTCCGGTCGCGTTACGGAAACCAAGGTGAAACGTTGGGAATCCGTGCCGGAAGGCAAAGAGCTGTTAGCGATTTATGATGACAGCGCGTTCGAACTGGAAATGATCGTACCGTCGCGCTGGCTGGTGTGGTTAAAGCAGGGCAGCGCCTTTCAGGTCGTGCTGGATGAAACCGGCCTGAGCTATCCGGCAGAAATCAGCCGACTTTCTTCGGCGATCGATCCGGTCAGTCAGTCGGTAAAAGTCTTTGGCCGCATTACTCAGTCTACCGCTGGATTGCTGCCGGGCATGAGCGGCGTGGCGCAAATCGTACCGCCTGATGCCGGTAGCGTGTCGCCATGA
- a CDS encoding HlyD family efflux transporter periplasmic adaptor subunit has translation MAGGATPAAGLSPLRDELILHAGPANRDGSPSWTLEDPLRGLYFRIGWAEMAMLSRWSMGNAAQIVADVNQTSALTLDDSDVQYFNRFLQANSLTRVSGDEALAQFSRQVEQSRVSIWRKLLKNYLFFRIPLWHPDRFLGATLPWVEPFFSRTFLKLTLLVAVLGLFLAGRQWETFKHTFLHFFTLEGAALAGLTLCFTKILHEFGHAYTCKRFGARVATMGVAFLVMMPVLYTDTSGSWKLTRRRQRMAIGAAGMMTELVLAAWATLAWSFLPDGMLRSAAFMLATTTWIMTLAINLSPLMRFDGYFLLSDGLQMPNLQNRGFAIGRWQMREWLFGLGDAPPEHFPRWLQRTLVGYAFAVWIYRFFLFTGIAILVYHMTFKLLGMLLFAIEIGYFVVMPVVNEVREWSKRRKDYRMNRNMTTTLVVSAVVLLLLMIPWQRGVYAPALLRAEQQSSLYMPVPAMIQRIDVKVGQPVKAGQTLFTLSSDALAHEQKQLERQIATLNWQSTFQVFNKEAAGDHQRVKQEHEAALQRLEVLQRQSEQLTVRAPIDGVVADMTTPLETGEWLGQGEWLVVVTKPTGGLVEAFVSEKDWQRLRTGAKGTFYLQDVSRSSLPLTIVEIASTATRDLNAAPELASIYGGDIATLSDAQRKLHPEQAVYRVLLSLPDDYRAQPQVLRGTVVMDGEAQSLLIRGWKVVSAVLIRELSF, from the coding sequence ATGGCCGGAGGCGCAACGCCAGCCGCTGGGCTCAGCCCGCTGCGCGATGAACTGATCCTGCACGCCGGACCGGCTAACCGCGACGGATCGCCCAGTTGGACGCTGGAAGATCCGCTGCGTGGTCTCTATTTTCGTATCGGCTGGGCAGAAATGGCGATGCTATCGCGCTGGTCGATGGGGAACGCGGCGCAGATTGTGGCCGATGTTAACCAGACTTCTGCGCTGACGCTTGATGACAGCGATGTGCAGTACTTCAATCGCTTCTTGCAGGCCAATAGCCTGACGCGCGTTTCCGGCGATGAGGCGCTGGCGCAGTTTTCTCGTCAGGTGGAACAGTCACGCGTTTCGATTTGGCGCAAACTGCTGAAGAACTACCTGTTTTTTCGCATTCCCTTATGGCACCCCGATCGCTTTCTGGGCGCAACGCTGCCGTGGGTCGAACCGTTTTTCAGCCGGACTTTCCTCAAATTGACGCTGCTGGTGGCCGTGCTGGGGCTCTTCCTCGCCGGACGCCAGTGGGAAACGTTCAAGCATACGTTTCTGCATTTCTTCACGCTGGAAGGCGCAGCGCTGGCGGGGCTGACGCTGTGCTTTACCAAAATTCTGCATGAGTTCGGCCACGCCTACACCTGCAAGCGCTTCGGTGCGCGGGTCGCGACGATGGGCGTCGCGTTTCTGGTGATGATGCCGGTGCTGTACACCGATACGTCCGGCTCGTGGAAGCTCACCCGCCGCCGGCAGCGGATGGCGATTGGCGCAGCGGGCATGATGACCGAGCTAGTGCTGGCGGCGTGGGCGACGCTTGCATGGAGCTTCTTGCCGGACGGCATGCTGCGCAGCGCCGCGTTTATGCTGGCGACGACAACCTGGATTATGACGCTGGCGATTAACCTCAGCCCGCTGATGCGATTCGACGGCTATTTCCTGCTGTCCGATGGATTGCAGATGCCGAATCTGCAAAATCGGGGCTTCGCTATCGGCCGCTGGCAGATGCGGGAATGGCTGTTCGGCTTAGGCGATGCGCCGCCGGAGCACTTTCCACGCTGGCTGCAACGCACGCTGGTGGGCTATGCCTTCGCGGTGTGGATATACCGTTTCTTCCTGTTTACCGGTATCGCGATTCTGGTTTACCACATGACGTTCAAACTGCTGGGGATGCTGCTTTTCGCGATTGAAATCGGCTACTTCGTGGTGATGCCAGTGGTAAATGAAGTGCGCGAATGGAGTAAACGCCGTAAGGATTACCGTATGAACCGTAATATGACGACAACGCTGGTTGTGAGCGCCGTGGTTCTGCTCTTGCTGATGATTCCCTGGCAGCGCGGCGTGTACGCACCGGCACTGCTGCGGGCGGAACAGCAAAGCAGCCTGTATATGCCTGTGCCTGCGATGATTCAGCGTATTGACGTGAAGGTCGGCCAGCCTGTAAAAGCGGGACAAACGCTGTTTACGCTGTCGTCTGACGCGCTGGCGCACGAACAGAAACAGCTAGAGCGACAAATCGCCACGCTGAACTGGCAAAGCACCTTTCAGGTATTCAACAAGGAAGCGGCTGGCGATCACCAGCGGGTAAAGCAGGAGCATGAAGCCGCGCTGCAAAGGTTAGAGGTCTTGCAACGTCAGTCTGAACAACTGACGGTGCGTGCGCCGATAGATGGCGTGGTGGCTGATATGACAACGCCGCTGGAAACCGGTGAGTGGCTGGGACAGGGCGAATGGCTGGTGGTTGTCACCAAGCCAACCGGCGGGCTGGTGGAAGCGTTCGTATCGGAAAAAGACTGGCAGCGGCTCCGCACGGGTGCAAAGGGGACGTTTTATTTACAGGATGTGAGCCGTTCGTCGCTGCCGCTCACCATTGTGGAGATTGCCAGCACGGCAACCCGCGATCTGAATGCTGCGCCGGAGCTGGCATCAATTTATGGCGGAGATATTGCCACGCTGAGCGATGCACAACGCAAGCTGCACCCTGAACAAGCCGTTTATCGCGTGTTGCTCAGTCTGCCTGACGATTATCGTGCTCAGCCGCAGGTGCTGCGCGGCACGGTGGTGATGGACGGTGAGGCGCAAAGCCTGTTGATTCGCGGCTGGAAAGTGGTGTCCGCCGTACTGATTCGCGAATTGTCATTCTGA
- a CDS encoding efflux RND transporter periplasmic adaptor subunit — translation MSERNMTAAQTEQDTRLALLAELLQLQSRARARETLDELAFFIVNETHNVVKYRQALLWYCDKRRLQAASGLASLDHNAPFCTEFSRLCRQWQEEGRQTQALQCRELPADDQILWQEHLPEFLLWLPLRLPQGDTPLVLVLARDSAWLPAEIVLLEKLADAYAHAWSSLLKQRRRQTNTSPKKRRLILAGIVALMLILLIPVRQSVLAPAEIVAHRPVMVRAPVAGVVDDILVRPNQTVSANQPLVRLDVRELENRLESARQAFATADAQYRQAQQQALFDANSKASLAVLQSRREQAQSEMDFLQRQQERMQLASPRDGVAIFDDSSDWIGRSVAVGERIMMIADPHDVELEIQLPAADAIALENGADVRLFLNVAPNSAQDARLEQIGYRAAPTPDNVMAYRLRARFTQDDPQLRVGLKGTAKLYGKRTVLFVYLLRKPLASLRVWLGV, via the coding sequence ATGAGCGAACGGAACATGACGGCAGCACAAACGGAACAGGATACCCGGCTGGCGCTGCTGGCCGAGCTGTTGCAGCTGCAAAGCCGTGCCAGAGCGCGTGAAACGCTGGATGAACTGGCGTTTTTCATCGTTAACGAGACGCACAATGTCGTGAAGTATCGGCAGGCGCTGCTGTGGTACTGCGATAAACGGCGCTTGCAGGCGGCTTCCGGGCTGGCCTCGCTCGATCACAACGCGCCGTTTTGTACCGAATTTAGCCGCCTGTGCCGCCAGTGGCAGGAAGAGGGACGTCAAACGCAGGCGCTGCAATGCCGCGAGCTGCCTGCCGATGACCAAATTTTGTGGCAGGAACATCTGCCGGAATTTTTACTCTGGCTGCCGCTGCGCTTACCGCAGGGCGATACGCCGCTGGTGCTGGTGCTAGCACGGGACAGCGCGTGGCTGCCTGCCGAGATTGTGCTGCTGGAAAAACTGGCAGACGCCTACGCTCACGCCTGGTCGAGTTTGCTGAAGCAACGTCGTCGGCAGACCAACACCAGCCCGAAGAAACGTCGTTTGATCCTGGCGGGGATCGTGGCGCTGATGCTGATCTTGTTGATCCCGGTTCGCCAGTCGGTGCTGGCGCCGGCAGAGATTGTCGCGCATCGTCCGGTGATGGTGCGCGCCCCTGTGGCGGGCGTGGTGGATGATATACTGGTTCGCCCTAATCAGACTGTCAGCGCTAATCAGCCGCTGGTGCGACTGGACGTGCGCGAACTGGAAAACCGCTTGGAATCGGCCCGACAGGCTTTTGCTACCGCTGATGCTCAGTATCGTCAGGCACAGCAGCAGGCGTTGTTCGATGCTAACAGCAAAGCCAGTCTGGCCGTGCTGCAAAGCCGCCGCGAACAGGCGCAGAGCGAGATGGATTTTCTGCAACGTCAGCAGGAACGCATGCAGCTCGCTTCCCCGCGTGACGGCGTGGCGATTTTTGACGATAGCAGCGACTGGATTGGGCGCTCGGTGGCGGTGGGAGAACGCATCATGATGATCGCCGATCCGCATGATGTTGAGCTGGAGATCCAACTGCCTGCGGCGGATGCGATTGCGCTGGAAAACGGTGCGGACGTGCGCCTGTTCCTCAATGTTGCACCGAATTCGGCACAGGACGCACGGCTTGAACAGATTGGCTATCGCGCCGCGCCGACGCCGGATAATGTGATGGCCTATCGGCTACGAGCCCGCTTTACGCAGGATGATCCGCAGCTGCGCGTGGGCCTGAAGGGCACTGCCAAGCTGTACGGGAAACGCACGGTATTGTTCGTTTACCTACTGCGTAAACCGCTGGCATCCCTGCGCGTCTGGCTGGGCGTCTAA